A window from Musa acuminata AAA Group cultivar baxijiao chromosome BXJ3-10, Cavendish_Baxijiao_AAA, whole genome shotgun sequence encodes these proteins:
- the LOC103968824 gene encoding uncharacterized protein LOC103968824 isoform X2 gives MEHSKKFKEEDMQVHMEGKNCMVTGANSGIGYATVEGLASRGATVYMVCRSKERGEAALSKIQLSTGNSNIHLEICDLSSINEVQAFVSRFSVQEKPLHVLVNNAGLLEQNRVTTPEGLELNFAVNVAATYALTELMMPLLEKAAPDARVITVSSGGMYTTPLTPDLQFSESNFDGTLQYARNKRVQVALTEKWAETYSGKGIDFYSMHPGWADTPGVAQSLPGFSERLSGKLRTKDEGADTVIWLALQPKEKLKSGAFYFDRAEAPKHLLFAGTARSHAAIHGIVDGLRSLCKLP, from the exons AT GGAGCATTCCAAAAAGTTCAAAGAAGAAGATATGCAAGTTCATATGGAGGGAAAAAATTGCATGGTCACGGGAGCTAATTCCGGCATTGGTTATGCAACCGTCGAGGGTCTGGCTTCACG AGGTGCAACCGTCTATATGGTCTGTCGTAGCAAGGAGAGGGGAGAGGCTGCACTCTCTAAAATTCAGTTGTCCACGGGTAACTCAAACATACATCTGGAG ATATGTGATCTTTCTTCCATTAACGAAGTTCAGGCATTTGTGTCTAGATTTTCTGTGCAGGAGAAGCCTCTTCATGTCCTT GTTAACAATGCCGGTTTATTAGAGCAGAATCGAGTGACTACGCCAGAAGG ATTGGAGTTGAATTTTGCTGTTAATGTAGCCGCGACTTATGCCTTAACAGAGTTAATGATGCCATTGTTGGAAAAAGCAGCACCTGATGCTCGAGTTATTACAGTTTCTTCGGGTGGGATGTATACAACACCTTTGACACCAGATTTACAG TTCAGCGAAAGCAATTTTGATGGAACATTACAATATGCTAGAAACAAGAGAGTGCAG GTGGCATTGACCGAAAAGTGGGCAGAAACCTACAGTGGTAAAGGCATTGACTTCTATTCGATGCATCCTGGCTGGGCCGACACTCCCGGCGTAGCTCAAAGCTTGCCTGGCTTTTCAGAAAG GTTATCAGGGAAGCTGAGGACGAAAGATGAGGGAGCGGATACGGTGATTTGGTTAGCTCTGCAGCCGAAGGAAAAACTAAAATCTGGAGCCTTCTATTTCGATCGTGCTGAAGCACCGAAACATCTACTATTTGCTGGCACTGCCCGTTCCCATGCCGCGATCCACGGCATTGTTGACGGCCTCCGTTCCTTGTGTAAACTGCCCTGA
- the LOC103968824 gene encoding uncharacterized protein LOC103968824 isoform X1 — MFLQKAWRTAAFGLYGFTQFTKSGFMEHSKKFKEEDMQVHMEGKNCMVTGANSGIGYATVEGLASRGATVYMVCRSKERGEAALSKIQLSTGNSNIHLEICDLSSINEVQAFVSRFSVQEKPLHVLVNNAGLLEQNRVTTPEGLELNFAVNVAATYALTELMMPLLEKAAPDARVITVSSGGMYTTPLTPDLQFSESNFDGTLQYARNKRVQVALTEKWAETYSGKGIDFYSMHPGWADTPGVAQSLPGFSERLSGKLRTKDEGADTVIWLALQPKEKLKSGAFYFDRAEAPKHLLFAGTARSHAAIHGIVDGLRSLCKLP; from the exons ATGTTTCTTCAGAAG GCATGGAGGACGGCGGCTTTCGGCTTGTACGGCTTCACGCAGTTCACCAAATCCGGCTTCAT GGAGCATTCCAAAAAGTTCAAAGAAGAAGATATGCAAGTTCATATGGAGGGAAAAAATTGCATGGTCACGGGAGCTAATTCCGGCATTGGTTATGCAACCGTCGAGGGTCTGGCTTCACG AGGTGCAACCGTCTATATGGTCTGTCGTAGCAAGGAGAGGGGAGAGGCTGCACTCTCTAAAATTCAGTTGTCCACGGGTAACTCAAACATACATCTGGAG ATATGTGATCTTTCTTCCATTAACGAAGTTCAGGCATTTGTGTCTAGATTTTCTGTGCAGGAGAAGCCTCTTCATGTCCTT GTTAACAATGCCGGTTTATTAGAGCAGAATCGAGTGACTACGCCAGAAGG ATTGGAGTTGAATTTTGCTGTTAATGTAGCCGCGACTTATGCCTTAACAGAGTTAATGATGCCATTGTTGGAAAAAGCAGCACCTGATGCTCGAGTTATTACAGTTTCTTCGGGTGGGATGTATACAACACCTTTGACACCAGATTTACAG TTCAGCGAAAGCAATTTTGATGGAACATTACAATATGCTAGAAACAAGAGAGTGCAG GTGGCATTGACCGAAAAGTGGGCAGAAACCTACAGTGGTAAAGGCATTGACTTCTATTCGATGCATCCTGGCTGGGCCGACACTCCCGGCGTAGCTCAAAGCTTGCCTGGCTTTTCAGAAAG GTTATCAGGGAAGCTGAGGACGAAAGATGAGGGAGCGGATACGGTGATTTGGTTAGCTCTGCAGCCGAAGGAAAAACTAAAATCTGGAGCCTTCTATTTCGATCGTGCTGAAGCACCGAAACATCTACTATTTGCTGGCACTGCCCGTTCCCATGCCGCGATCCACGGCATTGTTGACGGCCTCCGTTCCTTGTGTAAACTGCCCTGA
- the LOC103968824 gene encoding uncharacterized protein LOC103968824 isoform X3, with translation MQVHMEGKNCMVTGANSGIGYATVEGLASRGATVYMVCRSKERGEAALSKIQLSTGNSNIHLEICDLSSINEVQAFVSRFSVQEKPLHVLVNNAGLLEQNRVTTPEGLELNFAVNVAATYALTELMMPLLEKAAPDARVITVSSGGMYTTPLTPDLQFSESNFDGTLQYARNKRVQVALTEKWAETYSGKGIDFYSMHPGWADTPGVAQSLPGFSERLSGKLRTKDEGADTVIWLALQPKEKLKSGAFYFDRAEAPKHLLFAGTARSHAAIHGIVDGLRSLCKLP, from the exons ATGCAAGTTCATATGGAGGGAAAAAATTGCATGGTCACGGGAGCTAATTCCGGCATTGGTTATGCAACCGTCGAGGGTCTGGCTTCACG AGGTGCAACCGTCTATATGGTCTGTCGTAGCAAGGAGAGGGGAGAGGCTGCACTCTCTAAAATTCAGTTGTCCACGGGTAACTCAAACATACATCTGGAG ATATGTGATCTTTCTTCCATTAACGAAGTTCAGGCATTTGTGTCTAGATTTTCTGTGCAGGAGAAGCCTCTTCATGTCCTT GTTAACAATGCCGGTTTATTAGAGCAGAATCGAGTGACTACGCCAGAAGG ATTGGAGTTGAATTTTGCTGTTAATGTAGCCGCGACTTATGCCTTAACAGAGTTAATGATGCCATTGTTGGAAAAAGCAGCACCTGATGCTCGAGTTATTACAGTTTCTTCGGGTGGGATGTATACAACACCTTTGACACCAGATTTACAG TTCAGCGAAAGCAATTTTGATGGAACATTACAATATGCTAGAAACAAGAGAGTGCAG GTGGCATTGACCGAAAAGTGGGCAGAAACCTACAGTGGTAAAGGCATTGACTTCTATTCGATGCATCCTGGCTGGGCCGACACTCCCGGCGTAGCTCAAAGCTTGCCTGGCTTTTCAGAAAG GTTATCAGGGAAGCTGAGGACGAAAGATGAGGGAGCGGATACGGTGATTTGGTTAGCTCTGCAGCCGAAGGAAAAACTAAAATCTGGAGCCTTCTATTTCGATCGTGCTGAAGCACCGAAACATCTACTATTTGCTGGCACTGCCCGTTCCCATGCCGCGATCCACGGCATTGTTGACGGCCTCCGTTCCTTGTGTAAACTGCCCTGA